One region of Brachyspira hampsonii genomic DNA includes:
- a CDS encoding MATE family efflux transporter — translation MANHIGTDLTEAKVVPTLLKLLIPILLSNMLNVVYNIVDSIWIGNIIGPLGLSAVAVSFPIMLIMGSFAFGVNMANGVIVSQYYGAKDYDTVSHVIKVSTTLGVIILVTVGALMLIFSRNILVMMKTPENAMDMALIYLRISILGMPFAYTYFFISSILRAVGDTVRPLIFLIVSSIINIILDPILIKGFWIIPAMGLQGAAIATVISQFTSVFISTTYLRIKNSFIKINPFIFTFDLNMTKKILKLGIPISFNQFIVAFGWLVITRLISSFGEAASATVAIVNRVESLFIMPMGALGNAVMTMSAQNIGAKKLERVKEILKSGIIIGIIISSIMSIFSITNPYLLIRMFTKDTQVFEYARSYIYTIMPIFIFYSVMFVCNGVINGAGKTIVIMAFTTSTTLILRTILAYALSPHFELVGIWLSMGICYIINTFFSMYYLKSNKWQKNANITN, via the coding sequence ATGGCTAATCATATAGGAACAGATCTCACAGAAGCAAAAGTTGTTCCAACATTATTAAAATTGCTCATACCAATATTGCTGTCAAATATGCTCAATGTTGTATATAATATAGTAGATAGTATTTGGATAGGCAATATTATAGGACCGCTTGGACTTTCTGCTGTTGCGGTAAGTTTTCCAATAATGCTTATCATGGGATCTTTTGCATTTGGTGTAAATATGGCAAACGGAGTTATAGTATCGCAATATTATGGAGCTAAAGATTATGATACTGTAAGCCATGTTATAAAAGTATCTACCACTTTGGGAGTTATAATACTTGTTACTGTCGGAGCTTTAATGCTGATATTTTCAAGAAATATATTGGTAATGATGAAAACTCCTGAAAATGCTATGGATATGGCATTAATATATTTAAGAATATCTATCTTGGGTATGCCTTTTGCTTATACTTATTTTTTTATTTCTTCTATATTAAGAGCCGTAGGAGATACTGTAAGACCATTAATATTTTTGATTGTATCATCTATAATTAACATAATATTAGATCCTATACTGATAAAAGGTTTTTGGATAATACCGGCAATGGGACTGCAAGGTGCTGCTATTGCTACGGTAATTTCCCAATTTACTTCTGTATTTATAAGTACAACATACCTTAGAATAAAAAACAGCTTTATAAAAATTAATCCTTTTATATTTACATTCGATTTGAATATGACTAAAAAAATACTGAAATTAGGAATACCTATTTCATTCAATCAGTTTATAGTAGCATTCGGCTGGCTTGTTATAACTAGGCTTATAAGCAGTTTTGGGGAAGCTGCAAGTGCAACAGTTGCCATAGTAAATAGGGTAGAATCTCTCTTTATAATGCCTATGGGAGCTTTGGGAAATGCTGTTATGACAATGTCGGCACAGAATATCGGAGCTAAAAAATTAGAGAGAGTAAAAGAAATTCTAAAAAGCGGAATTATTATAGGGATTATAATTTCTTCTATTATGAGTATATTTTCAATAACTAATCCATACTTACTTATAAGAATGTTTACAAAAGATACTCAAGTTTTTGAATATGCAAGAAGTTATATTTATACTATAATGCCTATATTTATTTTTTATTCTGTGATGTTTGTATGTAATGGTGTTATAAACGGAGCAGGAAAAACTATAGTAATAATGGCTTTCACCACTTCAACAACATTAATTTTAAGAACAATTTTAGCCTATGCATTATCTCCGCATTTTGAACTTGTGGGTATATGGCTTTCTATGGGTATATGTTATATAATTAATACTTTCTTTAGTATGTATTATTTAAAATCTAACAAATGGCAGAAAAATGCAAATATTACAAACTAG
- a CDS encoding sodium:solute symporter family protein: MGGTIVIIIVVIYLIAMLLIGVYSSKKISNSNDFALAGRNLGPVLLAGTLAATNIGGGTSLGLAEQAYGKWGLSAVWYVITASIAYLVLAFLAQRFRNAMVTTVSEYFYKRYGKANALVTSIIMGLPMIGITAAQIIASASILTVMTGWNYKLSVVIVTIVVTAYSSMGGLWGVAFTDLIQGSLVFIGSLVAIPFALHYAGGFEHVAANLTSAQKSFTAGMGWPTIISLTIMYIASYSVGPEISQRFFSARDSKSLMIGSLAGGLVCILYSLFPAFLGLIASSVVKDGLITSELLTSEGTRYILPVLAIHTMPPVIVGLLFSALISATMSSADSDMLAVSVIATNDIYKKYINKNATDKQLLFLGRACMIAVGLISMFIAFKASNLITILMFSFSLRAAGVFIPYLFGNYTNKKLSAAASMGSLIAGSVVTIFFQYNKNINLFGVDPIIPGIAASLIVFLVLSAIIQPKPDASNTK, encoded by the coding sequence ATGGGAGGAACTATAGTAATAATTATAGTGGTTATATATTTAATAGCCATGCTTCTTATAGGCGTGTACTCTAGTAAGAAAATCAGTAATAGTAATGATTTTGCATTAGCCGGAAGAAATTTAGGACCTGTACTTTTGGCTGGAACTTTAGCTGCTACAAATATAGGAGGCGGTACTTCCTTAGGTTTGGCAGAACAGGCTTATGGTAAATGGGGGCTTTCTGCTGTTTGGTATGTAATAACAGCTTCTATTGCATATTTAGTTCTTGCTTTTTTGGCTCAGAGATTTAGAAATGCAATGGTTACTACTGTATCAGAATATTTTTATAAAAGATACGGAAAGGCTAATGCTTTGGTAACTTCTATAATAATGGGACTTCCTATGATAGGTATAACAGCCGCTCAGATAATAGCTTCAGCAAGTATTTTGACTGTTATGACAGGCTGGAATTATAAATTGTCAGTAGTAATAGTTACAATAGTAGTTACTGCGTATTCATCTATGGGAGGACTTTGGGGCGTTGCTTTTACCGATTTAATTCAAGGCTCATTAGTATTTATAGGAAGTTTAGTTGCTATACCTTTTGCTTTACATTATGCAGGCGGTTTTGAACATGTGGCAGCAAATTTAACATCCGCTCAAAAATCTTTTACAGCAGGTATGGGCTGGCCTACTATAATATCTTTAACTATAATGTATATTGCATCATATTCAGTTGGTCCTGAAATAAGTCAGAGATTCTTTTCTGCTAGGGACTCTAAATCTTTAATGATAGGTTCTTTAGCAGGAGGATTAGTATGTATATTGTATTCATTATTTCCAGCATTTTTAGGTTTGATAGCTTCAAGTGTAGTTAAAGACGGACTTATTACTTCTGAACTTCTTACTTCTGAAGGTACAAGATATATTTTGCCTGTTTTAGCCATTCACACTATGCCTCCTGTTATAGTTGGATTATTGTTTTCTGCCTTAATATCTGCTACTATGTCATCTGCTGACTCTGATATGCTTGCAGTGTCAGTAATTGCCACAAATGATATATATAAAAAATACATTAATAAAAATGCCACTGATAAACAATTACTTTTTTTAGGAAGAGCATGTATGATTGCAGTTGGGCTTATATCTATGTTTATAGCTTTTAAAGCTTCAAACTTAATAACAATACTTATGTTCTCATTTAGTTTGAGAGCAGCAGGAGTATTCATTCCATATTTATTTGGAAACTATACAAATAAAAAACTTTCTGCGGCTGCTAGTATGGGATCATTGATAGCCGGAAGTGTTGTTACAATATTCTTCCAATACAATAAAAATATCAATTTATTCGGAGTTGACCCTATAATACCTGGCATAGCTGCAAGCTTAATAGTATTTTTAGTTCTCTCTGCTATAATACAGCCTAAGCCTGATGCTTCAAATACAAAATAA
- the ileS gene encoding isoleucine--tRNA ligase, with protein MDYSSTINLPKTAFPMKAGLKEKEPKIIKKWDEEKLYQQLRELRKGAPKCILHDGPPYANGDIHIGTSLNKIIKDIIVRYKSAKGFDSPYVPGWDCHGMPIELKVQESLGDKYKETSKFIMRKKCRAYAQKYIDIQRKEFKRLGVMGDWENPYLTMSPEYESEIVEVFAKLVEKGYIYKGLRTIHWCMDCETALAAAEIEYDDNHTSTSVYVRFPVLNKINDKLNGNVDVMIWTTTPWTLPSNMACAFNRDLDYVAVEIDGRYAIMTKSLVDTVLGKKDMKAEVRDMITVSIEEIEKLEIAHPFIKDRKSAVVFADYVEATAGTGVVHTAPGHGMEDYQTGVNYGLDIYCPVDKAGRYTSEFPEMQGMKVRDANPKVIEILENNGSLFYKEKVTHSYPICWRCKNPLIFRATSQWFMDMKHDNIDERTVKSLDNIKWYPTWGHDRMRKMLENRPDWCLSRQRSWGVPIPAFYCKNCGKTLLTAESTKHFAEIVKTKGMDVWFELEPKDLLPEGTKCECGSSDFGKEEDILDVWFDSGVSSFAAQKTNKDLDGVFPVDIYLEGGDQYRGWFQAAIWPSMAIRGIPPYKELVTHGWTLDEQGRAMHKSAGNVVSPLEVIDKYGADILRLWCISEDFTHNARVGDNMMKAIADNYRKIRNTFRYLLGNISDFDYSKEKIEVKDLLPVDRYALSRLHSFIKVADKACEGYEFHLFYQRLINYCVVELSATYFDIIKDRLYCDRKDSISRRSAQTVLTEILDVLVKLIAPVLPFTTDEVWGYYKGENASSVHLELYPKADDSLIDLELEQEWASLLKVRDDVLLSLERARDNNTIGKSLEAYITICTKESSSKDLLTKYQKYLNEVFIVSKVTISDSKDDTFIEGGVSFVKTEKASHEKCVRCWGHYESVGEDSEHKELCSRCSEAVK; from the coding sequence ATGGACTATAGTTCTACTATTAATCTGCCTAAAACCGCTTTTCCTATGAAAGCAGGTTTGAAGGAAAAAGAGCCCAAAATAATAAAAAAATGGGACGAAGAAAAACTTTACCAACAGCTTAGAGAATTAAGAAAAGGTGCTCCTAAATGTATTTTACATGATGGACCGCCTTATGCGAATGGAGACATTCATATTGGAACATCATTGAATAAAATTATTAAAGATATTATTGTAAGGTATAAATCTGCTAAAGGTTTTGATTCGCCTTATGTTCCTGGCTGGGACTGTCATGGTATGCCTATAGAATTAAAGGTGCAGGAAAGTTTGGGAGATAAATATAAAGAAACTTCTAAATTTATAATGAGAAAAAAATGCCGTGCTTATGCTCAGAAATATATTGATATTCAAAGAAAAGAGTTTAAAAGACTTGGTGTTATGGGTGATTGGGAAAATCCTTACCTCACTATGTCGCCTGAATATGAATCTGAAATAGTTGAAGTATTTGCTAAACTTGTAGAGAAAGGATATATATATAAAGGGCTTAGAACTATTCACTGGTGTATGGACTGTGAAACTGCATTGGCTGCTGCTGAAATAGAATATGATGATAATCATACTTCTACAAGTGTTTATGTGAGATTTCCAGTATTAAATAAAATCAATGATAAACTAAACGGCAATGTTGATGTTATGATATGGACTACTACTCCTTGGACACTTCCTTCAAATATGGCTTGTGCTTTTAATAGAGATTTAGATTATGTGGCTGTTGAAATAGACGGAAGATACGCAATAATGACTAAAAGCCTAGTTGATACTGTTCTTGGCAAAAAAGATATGAAAGCAGAAGTCAGAGATATGATTACAGTTTCTATAGAAGAAATTGAAAAACTTGAAATAGCTCACCCATTTATAAAGGACAGAAAATCTGCTGTTGTATTTGCTGACTATGTTGAAGCTACTGCTGGTACAGGTGTTGTTCACACTGCTCCAGGTCATGGTATGGAAGACTATCAGACAGGCGTTAATTACGGACTTGATATATACTGTCCAGTAGATAAGGCTGGAAGATATACAAGCGAGTTTCCAGAAATGCAGGGCATGAAAGTAAGAGACGCTAATCCTAAAGTTATTGAAATACTTGAAAATAACGGCTCATTATTCTATAAAGAGAAAGTTACACATAGTTATCCTATTTGCTGGAGATGTAAAAATCCTTTGATATTCAGAGCTACTTCTCAGTGGTTTATGGATATGAAACATGACAATATAGATGAAAGAACTGTTAAATCTTTAGATAATATTAAATGGTATCCTACTTGGGGACATGACAGAATGAGAAAGATGCTTGAAAATCGTCCGGACTGGTGTTTATCAAGACAGCGTTCTTGGGGTGTTCCTATACCTGCATTCTACTGTAAAAACTGCGGTAAAACTTTGCTTACTGCTGAGTCTACTAAGCACTTTGCAGAAATAGTAAAAACTAAAGGAATGGATGTATGGTTTGAATTAGAGCCTAAAGATTTACTTCCTGAAGGCACTAAATGTGAATGCGGTTCTTCTGACTTTGGTAAAGAAGAGGATATTTTGGATGTATGGTTTGATTCTGGTGTATCATCTTTTGCAGCACAGAAAACCAATAAAGATTTGGACGGAGTTTTCCCTGTTGATATATATTTGGAGGGAGGCGATCAATACAGAGGCTGGTTCCAAGCTGCAATTTGGCCTTCTATGGCTATAAGAGGAATTCCTCCATACAAAGAGCTTGTTACACATGGTTGGACTTTGGACGAACAAGGCAGAGCTATGCATAAAAGTGCTGGTAATGTTGTTTCACCTTTAGAAGTTATTGACAAATACGGTGCTGATATATTAAGACTTTGGTGTATAAGTGAAGACTTTACCCACAATGCACGTGTTGGCGATAATATGATGAAAGCTATTGCCGATAACTACAGAAAAATAAGAAACACTTTCAGATATTTGCTTGGAAATATTTCTGATTTTGATTACAGCAAAGAAAAGATCGAAGTTAAAGATTTGCTTCCTGTAGACAGATATGCATTATCAAGACTTCATAGCTTTATAAAAGTTGCTGATAAAGCCTGTGAGGGTTATGAATTTCATTTATTCTATCAAAGACTTATAAATTACTGTGTAGTTGAACTTTCTGCTACTTACTTTGACATTATAAAAGACAGATTATACTGCGATAGAAAAGATTCTATTTCAAGAAGAAGTGCTCAGACTGTACTTACTGAAATATTGGATGTATTAGTAAAACTTATAGCTCCAGTACTTCCTTTCACAACTGATGAGGTTTGGGGATACTACAAAGGAGAAAATGCTTCTTCTGTACATTTGGAATTATATCCTAAAGCTGATGATAGTTTGATTGATTTAGAGTTGGAGCAAGAATGGGCTTCACTTCTCAAAGTACGCGATGATGTATTATTATCGCTTGAAAGAGCTAGAGACAACAACACTATAGGTAAATCTTTAGAGGCTTATATAACAATATGCACTAAAGAGTCATCATCAAAAGACTTGCTTACAAAATATCAAAAATATTTAAACGAAGTATTCATTGTAAGTAAAGTAACAATTTCAGACAGCAAGGACGATACATTTATAGAAGGCGGTGTTTCATTTGTTAAGACAGAGAAAGCAAGCCATGAAAAATGCGTTCGCTGCTGGGGACATTATGAGAGTGTAGGTGAAGACAGCGAGCATAAAGAGTTATGTTCTAGATGTTCTGAAGCAGTTAAATAA
- a CDS encoding UvrD-helicase domain-containing protein, translated as MMNSDKVNKILEKHKNDKEQLDFITSTEQSLTIAPAGYGKTEMLISKLNYIIESKQIKYPKRILVLTLSNVAKHTIESRLNNNQIVDIYNFHNFASRILRLQGKQYLNIDYKYEYEHNNLEDEIKDKYKKMIDKINIEFPNIQLNHKNIKKCINNINANKKIYYDNVIYFAIVLLNNFNINEIYKNLYSYIFVDECQDINLLHFILLRSIADNKYNKIFFLGDIFQSIMKFADALGEQIEYLLKKYFNITKIIELQKNYRLEERGNISNFQKNIRNYDRKLQIELDEDFQIKSFNYFEEEISFINNQINKIISENKKAKIAILFSNQFYFNDDKILNLLFENLIKENIEYINILKTEKELNTIMENIYHIATNIKILNYNNLIKKIKNYHDNDISKLIEGYKNYCLKFGIDFNTIIEVLKEKDLIKYAPYCSVNVHILNIHKAKGAEWDYVFIPFLNKKQFIYKKNCNKCNNICYNHIIDINEGFYQAFYVAITRTKYGLYITAIKNKASCLFYHSLKLINNID; from the coding sequence ATGATGAATAGTGATAAAGTTAATAAAATATTAGAAAAACACAAAAATGATAAAGAACAGTTAGACTTTATAACATCTACAGAACAATCTCTTACAATTGCTCCTGCGGGATATGGTAAAACAGAAATGTTAATCTCAAAACTTAACTATATCATAGAAAGTAAACAAATTAAATATCCAAAAAGAATTCTAGTTTTAACATTATCTAATGTGGCAAAACACACTATTGAAAGCAGATTAAATAATAATCAAATTGTAGATATATATAATTTTCATAATTTTGCTAGCAGAATTTTAAGGCTTCAAGGTAAACAATATTTAAATATTGACTATAAATATGAATATGAACATAATAATCTTGAAGATGAAATTAAAGATAAATATAAGAAAATGATTGATAAAATAAACATAGAATTTCCTAATATTCAATTAAATCATAAAAATATAAAAAAATGCATAAATAATATCAATGCCAATAAAAAGATATATTATGATAATGTAATATATTTTGCAATAGTTCTATTAAATAATTTTAATATAAATGAAATATATAAAAATTTATACAGTTATATTTTTGTAGATGAATGTCAAGATATAAATTTATTGCACTTTATCTTATTAAGAAGTATTGCTGATAATAAATATAATAAAATATTTTTTTTAGGAGATATATTTCAATCTATAATGAAATTTGCTGATGCTTTAGGGGAACAAATTGAATATTTATTAAAGAAATATTTTAATATAACTAAAATTATAGAATTACAAAAAAATTATAGATTAGAAGAAAGAGGAAATATATCCAATTTCCAAAAAAATATTAGAAATTACGATAGAAAATTACAAATAGAACTTGATGAAGATTTTCAAATAAAAAGTTTTAATTACTTTGAAGAAGAGATATCATTTATTAATAATCAAATTAATAAAATTATTTCTGAAAATAAAAAAGCTAAAATAGCAATACTTTTTTCTAATCAATTTTATTTTAATGATGATAAAATCTTAAATTTGTTATTTGAAAATTTAATAAAGGAAAATATAGAATACATAAATATATTAAAAACCGAAAAAGAATTAAATACAATAATGGAAAATATATACCATATAGCAACAAATATAAAAATATTAAATTATAATAATCTTATTAAGAAGATAAAAAATTATCATGATAATGATATATCAAAATTAATAGAAGGTTATAAAAACTATTGTTTAAAGTTTGGAATAGATTTTAATACAATAATAGAAGTTCTAAAAGAAAAAGATTTAATAAAGTATGCTCCTTATTGCTCTGTAAATGTACATATATTAAATATACATAAAGCAAAAGGGGCAGAATGGGATTATGTTTTTATTCCATTTTTAAATAAAAAACAATTCATATATAAAAAAAATTGTAATAAATGTAATAATATATGTTACAATCATATAATTGATATAAATGAAGGATTTTATCAAGCTTTTTATGTAGCAATTACTAGAACAAAATATGGTTTATATATAACAGCAATAAAAAATAAAGCTTCTTGTTTATTTTATCACTCATTAAAATTAATTAACAATATTGATTAA